Proteins from a genomic interval of Thermoplasmatales archaeon:
- a CDS encoding cupin domain-containing protein, giving the protein MQTTKVSQGFVRDSYAIEGNEMDGGAKIRWLITHRDGAPTYSMRLITIEKGKSTPHHHHDYEHEIYIISGKLEIMIGKNKSIGKSDDHIFIPPNIEHGMDALEDSKIICVVPIRAAREILGD; this is encoded by the coding sequence ATGCAAACTACAAAGGTGTCTCAAGGTTTTGTCCGTGACTCATATGCGATTGAGGGAAATGAAATGGATGGTGGGGCAAAGATTAGGTGGCTTATTACTCACCGCGATGGTGCGCCTACGTATTCAATGCGTCTTATTACAATTGAAAAGGGAAAATCTACGCCTCATCATCATCACGATTATGAACATGAGATTTACATTATTAGTGGGAAACTTGAGATCATGATTGGAAAAAACAAATCAATTGGAAAAAGCGATGACCATATCTTTATTCCTCCAAATATTGAGCATGGCATGGATGCCTTGGAGGATAGCAAGATCATCTGTGTCGTACCAATACGTGCAGCTCGTGAAATTCTGGGGGATTGA
- a CDS encoding acetate--CoA ligase family protein, producing MKSLYEISHGNVIDEYAAKKILSSKGINVPRGYVLDDDVSPNTPFPCVLKVLGSDILHKSDIGGVFLNIQNADQLRQDINVLRAHFPRHQLLIEEMVPDKVEVILGTNLDNTFGQVLMIGLGGISAEIVGAVSFGLIPVERSYLQEMVDESPIGRIKDNFRGTKIDTEKLIDYAIIVSDFVNEFKDEIRTFDINPLVFTGKEWFAVDSKIVLVNRD from the coding sequence GTGAAGTCCCTCTATGAAATTTCACACGGGAACGTCATTGATGAGTACGCGGCTAAGAAAATTCTCTCGAGTAAAGGTATAAATGTTCCAAGAGGTTATGTTCTGGATGATGATGTTTCGCCGAATACTCCTTTTCCCTGTGTTTTGAAGGTTCTCGGCAGTGATATATTACACAAATCGGACATTGGTGGCGTGTTTCTTAACATACAGAATGCAGATCAGCTCAGGCAGGACATCAATGTATTGAGAGCACATTTCCCAAGGCACCAGTTGTTGATAGAAGAAATGGTTCCGGATAAAGTGGAAGTAATACTAGGTACAAATCTTGACAACACTTTTGGCCAGGTGCTGATGATCGGGCTTGGAGGTATTAGTGCTGAGATAGTCGGAGCTGTTTCATTTGGTTTGATCCCAGTGGAAAGAAGCTATCTGCAAGAGATGGTTGACGAGAGTCCGATAGGCAGGATCAAGGATAATTTTCGGGGGACAAAGATAGATACTGAAAAGCTGATCGATTATGCAATTATCGTTTCCGATTTTGTTAATGAATTTAAGGATGAGATACGAACATTTGACATCAACCCCCTTGTTTTCACCGGCAAAGAATGGTTTGCAGTTGATTCCAAGATAGTGCTGGTGAATAGAGATTAA
- a CDS encoding radical SAM protein: MIPNRTTTDYVPSLIFIETTKACEYTCRHCRAESQTTPAPDQLTLQEIKGLLDQIKELSQSPPEVVLTGGDLLLRKDIKEIIAYTHELSLPFSISPAASSLLDDEFIDFIIDNKVKAVSLSIDGTEDGTHDWLRRIPGSFNLTLNLLMRMKKRGINVQVNTTVMRRNVNELPLLASLVKDLGVSAWEVFFLIKTGRGIRLQDVTAEQYMQINHWLSDLSEYGLNVRTVESPIKRVIPKIKEISPDILNGEVYTRLTRETRLSKNTVKEPGIIAHRTGSPHHYFRGTMFIGQDGVVYPSGLFTFNLGNIRNEKLKDIISKHTDVLDARHSGLIKGKCGSCEFLESCGGSRARALAYTGDPFAEDPACLYIPPKYNIEVEQRQH; the protein is encoded by the coding sequence ATGATACCGAACAGAACAACTACAGATTATGTCCCATCACTTATATTCATAGAGACAACGAAAGCGTGTGAGTATACATGCAGACACTGCAGAGCTGAATCCCAGACCACTCCTGCTCCTGACCAGCTCACCCTTCAAGAAATTAAGGGATTACTGGACCAGATAAAGGAATTATCACAAAGTCCCCCGGAAGTTGTCCTCACGGGAGGAGATCTGCTTCTTAGAAAAGATATCAAGGAAATCATAGCTTATACACATGAGCTTAGCCTTCCTTTTTCAATCAGTCCCGCTGCCTCCTCCCTCCTAGATGATGAGTTCATCGATTTTATAATCGATAACAAGGTTAAGGCAGTATCGCTGAGTATAGATGGAACAGAAGATGGAACTCATGATTGGTTGAGAAGAATTCCAGGAAGCTTCAACCTCACTCTGAATCTGCTTATGCGCATGAAAAAGCGTGGTATCAATGTTCAGGTAAATACAACTGTAATGAGGAGAAACGTTAACGAACTACCACTGCTTGCCTCTCTTGTAAAAGACCTTGGTGTATCTGCTTGGGAGGTCTTCTTCCTTATAAAGACAGGAAGAGGAATTAGATTACAGGATGTCACAGCAGAACAGTATATGCAGATAAATCACTGGCTTTCTGATCTTTCTGAATATGGGCTAAATGTAAGAACGGTAGAAAGCCCGATCAAAAGGGTTATACCCAAGATTAAGGAGATTTCCCCAGACATTCTTAATGGTGAAGTATATACGAGATTGACCAGAGAAACACGATTAAGTAAGAATACGGTGAAAGAACCAGGAATCATTGCACACCGGACTGGCAGTCCACACCACTATTTTCGTGGTACAATGTTTATAGGCCAGGACGGTGTGGTCTATCCATCAGGATTGTTTACTTTTAATCTTGGGAACATACGTAACGAAAAGCTTAAAGATATCATATCAAAACACACAGACGTACTTGATGCTCGTCATTCCGGGCTGATTAAGGGCAAATGTGGTTCCTGCGAATTTCTGGAAAGTTGCGGAGGATCAAGAGCTAGAGCCCTTGCTTATACTGGTGACCCATTTGCAGAGGATCCAGCATGTCTTTATATTCCTCCTAAATACAATATAGAGGTGGAACAACGCCAACACTAG
- a CDS encoding DUF973 family protein, with product MTKQCPNCFFENPDSARFCEVCGKPLQPAGVPPLSPGALDARVLSSIRKLRFAFIITLFSSVLSYVLYAFAFILDSHFASLGPSYVSSPNSNPFASLSAYFSYLVPILVLSLLLTIVTYYFIIDSFRGLKKISYDFSIGYNGGIMILISEVAVTLLVLLLLAVLFPLVASPSNVPPSSLPPLLGLIVGILIFAIPLIIGIIFLAVGIYRVGDRFESDSLRAGAIINIFIPLVAAILIIYATTKIIESLNTPGRN from the coding sequence ATGACAAAACAGTGTCCGAATTGCTTTTTTGAGAATCCAGATTCAGCAAGATTTTGTGAGGTCTGTGGAAAACCACTCCAGCCTGCGGGAGTTCCGCCCCTATCTCCCGGTGCTCTTGATGCAAGAGTACTCTCTTCCATTAGAAAACTAAGATTCGCGTTTATAATAACCTTATTTTCGTCGGTTCTTTCTTACGTTCTATATGCCTTTGCATTTATACTCGATTCACACTTTGCCTCCCTCGGTCCATCTTACGTATCTTCACCAAACAGCAATCCATTTGCATCTCTTTCTGCATACTTTAGCTATCTTGTACCAATCCTGGTGCTATCGCTTCTTCTCACTATTGTCACTTATTATTTTATAATAGATTCTTTCAGAGGGTTAAAGAAGATCAGTTATGATTTCTCGATTGGTTACAACGGAGGCATCATGATACTCATATCAGAGGTTGCCGTTACCTTATTAGTATTGTTGCTTTTGGCCGTTCTTTTTCCACTTGTAGCTTCTCCAAGTAATGTTCCCCCTTCATCTCTTCCTCCACTACTTGGGCTTATTGTGGGTATACTCATCTTTGCTATCCCTCTTATTATCGGAATTATATTCCTTGCTGTTGGGATATACCGTGTGGGAGATCGTTTCGAGAGTGATTCTTTAAGAGCTGGTGCAATAATTAATATATTCATTCCTCTCGTTGCAGCAATCCTGATAATATATGCTACCACAAAAATCATAGAAAGTCTGAACACACCTGGTAGAAATTAA